TGATTTCGCAGGACCAGTCGAAGGGCGAATGTTGATGATCGTAGTGGATTCGCATACCAAATGGATAGAGGTTGTTCCGCTTAAAGTAACCAGCGCAGATAACACTGTCGAAGCGTTACGGGACATTTTCAGCAGATTTGGGTTGCCTCGAACAGTTGTCTCCGACAACGGGGCACAGTTCACAAGTAGAAAGTTCCGCCAATTCATGGAAGATAATGGCATAGTACACCTACGATCTCCTCCGTATCATCCGCAATCCAACGGGCTGGCAGAAAGGGCAGTGCGCACTGTTAAAGAAGGTCTGCGCAAAAACGTGCATGGTACCCTTGAAAGACGCTTGGCCCGATGGCTACTGCGTTATCGGCGCACCCCACTCCAAAACGGAAAGACACCTGGCTTCTTGCttcttggtttcgaaccacgtaCTCTGTTGGATAATTTGGTGTCACGACCTTTTTCTGCTGCAGGAGCACTTCCGCGCAGACATGCGCCCGGACAACCGGTGTGGTGCAAGGACTATAGGGCAGGTGCGAGCTGGAGACCCGGAGTGATACAGAATACCAGGGGCGCCCGCCTGAGCACGGTCAAGACGGAGGATGGGGAACTATGTGAGCGTCATGAAGATCAGCTACGACACCGCGCGGATGCTCAGCAACCAACATCGCTGGACGAGGAAGGCGCTGAAAGGAACGGAGGATTAGCCCCACCAAACGAAGATGCAGACCCTCTGGCGGGCTTTTCAGGTACCAGCCCCAATTGCTCGGCTAGCGAAGAGCACGAAACGGGAGCTGCCAACACTGGAGTCCCGGAAGAGCAAGACACGGGTACTGCCAATGCTGGACCTCTGGCAGTTCCAATTCGCAGATCAAACCGGCGTCGCAAGGCGCCAGACCGTTTCCAGAGCTCCTCCTAAGGGGAAGGAATTGATGTGAAGTCAGCCGTTCACGCACGCCACGAGCGCATGCGTCAATACCTGAGTGACATAACGTCACGCCACTGTTGGCTACTTAAACGACTAACTCAATAAACGTGCGTTCATTCCTGTTCCTGCGTCCATTACTacaggcatgcttttcacgtcgtttggtagaaatccacacgcgtgttctgccaaaagcaccatttgcatgcatatcgtgtggttttgcagaaaactgcatgcgcgtctaccaaaagatgcatatgcatgcttaaaacgcgttttggcacaaatccatgtgcgggttctaaaaagagcagcattggcatgcttttcacgtcgtttggtagaaatccacacgcgcgttctgccaaaagcaccatttgcattcatatcgtgtggttttgcagaaaactgcatccgcgtctacaaaaagttgcatatgcatgcttaaaacgcgttttggcacaaatccatgtgcgggttctaaaaagagcagcattggcatgcttttcaagtcgtttggtagaaatcgacacccgcgttctgccaaaagcaccatttgcatgcatatcgtgtggttttgcagaaaactgcatccgcgtctactaaaagatgcatatgcatgcttaaaacgtgttttggcgcaaatccatgtgcgggtgccaaaaagagcagcattggcctgcttttcacgtcgtttggtagaaatccacacgcgcgttctgccaaaagcaccatttgcatgcatatcgtgtggttttgtagaaaactgcatccgcgtctaccaaaaggtgcatgtgcttgcttaaaacgcgttttggcacaaatccatgtgcgggttctaaaaagagcagcattggcttgcttttcacgtcgtttggtagaaatccacacgtgcgttctgccaaaagcaccatttgcatgcatatcgtgtggttttgcagaaaactgcatccgcgtctaccaaaagatgcatatgcatgcttacaacgcgttttggcacaaatccatgtgcggtttctaaaaagagcagcattggcatgcttttcacgtcgtttggtagaaatccacacgcgcgttctgccaaaagcaccatttgcatgcatatcgtgtggttttgcagaaaactgcatccgcgtctaccaaaaggtgcatgtgcttgcttaaaacgcgttttggcgaaaatccatgtgcaggtgctaaaaaagcagcatcggcatgcttttcacgtcgtttggtagaaatccagacgcgcgttctgtcaaaagcgccatttgcatgcatatcgtgtggttttgcagaaaactgcatccgcgtctaccaaaagatgcatatgcatgcttaaaacgcgttttggcacaaatccatgtgcggtttctaaaaagagcagcattggcatgcttttcacgtcgtttggtagaaatccacacgcgcgttctgccaaaagcaccatttgcatgcatatcgtgtggttttgcagaaaactgcatccgcgtctaccaaaagttgcatatgcatgcttaaaacgcgttttggcagatatccatgtgcgggttctaaaaagagcagcattggcatgcttttcaagtggtttggtagaaatcgacacccgcgttctgccaaaagcaccatttgcatgtatatcgtgtggttttgcagaaaactgcatccgcgtgtaccaaaagatgcatatgcatgcttaaaacgcgttttggcgcaaatccatgtgcgggtgctaaaaagagcagcattggcctgcttttcacgtcgtttggtagaaatccacacacgcgttctgccaaaagcaccatttgcatgcatatcgtgtggttttccagaaaactgcatccgcgtctaccaaaaggtgcatgtgcttgcttaaaacgcgttttggcacaaatccatgtgcaggtgctaaaaagagaagcatcggcatgcttttcacgtcgtttggtagaaatccacacgcgcgttctgccaaaagcaccatttgcatgcatatcgtgtggttttgtagaaaactgcatcagcgtccaccaaaaagtgcatgtgcttgcttaaaacgcgttttggcacgaatccatgtgcaggtgctaaaaagagcagcatcggcatgcttttcacgtcgtttggtagaaatccacacgcgcgttctgccaaaagcaccatttgcatgcatatcgtgtggttttgcagaaagctgcatccgcgtctaccagaagatgcatatgcatgcttaaaacgcgttttggcacaaatccatgcgcgggttctaaaaagagcagcattgacttgcttttcacgtcgtttggtagaaatccacacgcgcgttctgccaaaagcaccatttgcatgcatatcgtgtgcttttgcagaaaactgcattcgcgtctaccaaaagttgcatatgcatgcttaaaacgcgttttggcacaaatccatgtgcgggttctaaaaagagcagcattggcatgcttttcacgtcgtttggtagaaatccacacgggtgttctgccaaaagcaccatttgcatgcatatcgtgtggttttgcagaaaactgcatccgcgtctaccaaaagatgcatatgcatgcttaaaacgcgttttggcacaaatccatgtgcgggttctaaaaagagcagcattggcttgcttttcacgtcgtttggtagaaatccacacgcgcgttctgccaaaagcaccatttgcatgcatatcgtgtggctttgcagaaaactgcatccgcgtctaccaaaagatgcatatgcatgcttaaaacgcgttttggcacaaatctatgtgcgggttctaaaaagagcagcattggcatgcttttcgcgtcgtttggtagaaatccacacgcgtgttctgccaaaagcaccatttgcatgcatatcgtgtggttttgcagaaaactgcatccgcgtctaccaaaagatgcatatgcatgcttaaaacgcgttttggcacaaatccatgtgcgggttctaaaaagagcagcattggcttgcttttcacgtcgtttggtagaaatccacacgcgcgttctgccaaaagcaccatttgcatgcatatcatgtggttttgcagaaaactgcatccgcgtctaccaaaagatgaatatgcatgcttaaaacgcgttttggcgcaaatccatgtgcgggtgctaaaaagagcagcattggcctgcttttcacgtcgtttggtagaaatccacacgcgcgttctgccaaaagcaccatttgcatgcatatcgtgtggttttccagaaaactgcatccgcgtctaccaaaaggtgcatgtgcttgcttaaaacgcgttttggcacaaatccatgtgcaggtgctaaaaggagaagcatcggcatgcttttcacgtcgtttggtagaaatccacacgcgcgttctgccaaaagcaccatttgcatgcatatcgtgtggttttgcagaaaactgcatccgcgtctaccaaaagttgcatatgcatgcttaaaacgtgttttggcacaaatccatgtgcgggttctaaaaagagcagcattggcatgcttttcacgtcgtttggtagaaatccacacgcgcgttctgccaaaagcaccatttgcatgcatatcgtgtggttttgcagaaaactgcatccgcgtccaccaaaaagtgcatgtgcttgcttaaaaggcgtgttggcacaaatccatgtgcaggtgctaaaaagagcagcattggcttgcttttcacgtcgtttggtagaaatccacacgcgcgttctgccaaaagcaccatttgcatggatatcgtgtggttttgcagaaaactgcatccgcgtctaccaaaagatgcatatgcatgcttaaaacgcgttttggcacaaatccatgtgcggtttctaaaaagagcagcattggcatgcttttcacgtcgtttggtagaaatccacacgcgcgttctgccaaaagcaccatttgcatggatatcgtgtggttttgcagaaaactgcatccgcgtctaccaaaagatgcatatgcatgcttaaaacgcgttttggcacaaatccatgtgcgggttctaaaacgagcagcattggcattgATGTGAAGTCAGCCGTTCACGCACGCCACGAGCGCATGCGTCAATACCtgagtgacatgacgtcacgccactGTTGGCTACTTAAACGACTAACTCAATAAACGTGCGTTCATTCCTGTTCCTGCGTCCATtactacagtggcgacgaggattaaCCCCCACGGCCAGGGTAaagcatggcgacgcaagttggGCCGCCTATTTTTGACGAAGGGGACGACAAATGGGACGCATATCAGGTGCGATTAGAAGCTTTTTTCGAAGCCCACGAGATTGTCGATCCGAAGAAGCGTCGGGCCTTACTTGTTGCCGCCCTTAGTACCAAGACTGTAGATCTCCTGGCAGGCCGTTGTGCGCCTAACAAAATTCAGGATCTGACGTACGAAGCAGCAGTTCAAAAACTGGCCGAGTATTTTGCACCGAAAGGCAACGAGATAGCGGAGTCTTATCAGTTTTTCACAAGGAATCAGCAAGCTGACGAGTCGACAAGCGACTTCATTGTCGAGCTACGGAAAATGGCTAACAGGTGCAATTTTGGCCAGGCGCTAGAGAGAATGCTGCGTGACAGGCTTGTCTGCGGTCTACGGGATGCTGGAGTGCGTCGTAATCTGCTAGCAAGGCACACGCTAACACTGCAGGAAGCAGAGGATGTGGCGCTAGCCGCTGAGATGGCTGCACGCAACGTACAACAGATGGGAGATGGGCCAATCAGAGAGGGCGTCCACGCAGTGCGAACGAAGCAAGAGCGGCAGAAGTTCTCCAGAAGACCACAGCCAGACAGGATGAAAAATTCGAACAATGAAGTACAGACCGGCTGCCTTTGCTGCGGAAGCGACACCCACAAGATCGCCAAATGCAGGTTCCGCCGCGTTGAGTGTTTCTCTTGTCGGAAGAGGGGACACCtggcttcaatgtgcaattccaAGCCACACCAAGAAAACGTAGCTCACTGTGAGGAACCATCCTCGGACAGCGAGGACTACGGACAGTTCCTGTTACACCTCCGTGAGTCGTCGACAGGACTGGTTCGGCCGATATGGCAAACGTTACAATGGAAAGGGGTGCCTGTGAAGATGCAAGTGGACACAGGGTCACCAGTGTCAATAGTGACATGGCCAACTTATGCCCAGCATCGCCACTGCTGGCCCAGGCTCGACAAGTCGTCGTTGCAACTGAGTTGCTTCCTAGGGAGACTACCAGTTAAAGGGCAGCTGAAAGTTCCTGTCACCTACGATGGAAAAACCACCAACGCGACGCTAGTAGTGCTCGGCTGCTCAGGCCCCAACCTGTGTGGGCGAGACATCATTCAAGCATTCCAGCTGACTGGAGCCTCAGTGCTCAACGTGGACGTCAACGACGGTAAGCCGCCAGCTCCTGACCAAATTGCCATTGCTGATACGCTGAGGGCGGAATATGCCGATTTGTTTTCGCCAGGGCTAGGATTAATCAAGGGGCCTCCGGTTCATCTACAGTTACGCGAAGGAACCATACCGCGATTCTGCAAGGCCCGTTCTATACCGTACGCACTACAAGAGCCTGTAAATGCAGAAATCGCAAAGTTGGCTGACACGGGCATACTGACGCAGGTCGCCAGCGCCGAGTGGGCTGCGCCACTCGTTCCCGTCGTCAAGAAGGACGGCTCCATCCGCTTGTGTGGCGATTTTAGAACGACAGTCAACACAGCATGCCACACGGAACAATATCCGCTGCCAAAGATAAGGGACATATTTGCGAAGCTCAGCGGAGAGGAAGTATTCAGTACAATAGATTTGAAGGATGCATACAACCAGCTACCAATAGATGACGCGACAAAGAAGCTGCTGGTAGTAAACACGCCAAAAGGGTTGTATAGCTTCAACCGGCTGCCGTTTGGGGTGGCGTCGGCACCGGCAGTTTTTCAGAAGCGAATGGAAGCACTGTTGCAAGGGCTACCGGGTGTGCAAGTGTACTTAGACGATGTGGTGGTCGCCGAGAAAACAGGAAATTGTGACACGTTGCGCAAAGTGTTCCAGCGGTTCAGGGAAGCCGGTGTTAAACTTCACCCGCTCAAATGCAGATTCCGTCAGTCGGAGGTGGAATTCCTTGGTCACCACATTAGCGCAAAAGGCCTAAGACCAAAGACGGAAAACATCGACGCGCTCTTACGAATGCCTCAACCTACGTGTGTAATGGAACTTCGCTCGCTACTGGGTCTCGTTACGTATTACAACGCATTCTTGGGGAACTtggctacagtgcttgcgccattATATGAGTTATTAAGAAAGAACACGCCTTGGCAATGGGAAGCTAAGCAAAAGAATGCATACGAGGCAGTGAAGCGGTTGATAAAGGAGGTGCAGATTTTGACCCACTATGACCCAACAAAACCACTCATCTTGGAGACGGACGCATCCTCATGCGGTATCGGGGCAGTCTTGTACCACAGAGTGGACGGCGGAAACCACCCAATCGGGTTTCGATCTCGCACCCTCTCTTCAGCCGAGCGGAATTATGCTCAGATTGAGCGCGAAGCCTTAGCAGTGGTATTCGGCGTGACGAAGTTTCGCGAATATTTGCTGGGAAACCAATTTACATTGGTCACAGATCATAAGCCGCTGATGCGTCTTTTTAGTCCCGATAAACCAAtaccacccttggcagcagcaaggATACAGCGTTGGGCACTTTTACTCGGTGGTTACAAGTATTCCATTGAGTACAAACCGGGAAAGGACATAATTGTGGCCGACGCATTGAGCCGTCTTCCCGTGCAAGCGCCACATGATGACAAGACAGTGAAGTCAATGCTGAAAGATGAACGGGAGTACGTGCTGCTAACAGACCACCTGAACACAGGGGTGGTGTCGTCGCACAATTTGGCCGAAATGACGGCACGTGATGGCACGCTCATGGCGGTTATGCGTTATGTTCGGGAAGGCTGGCCAAGGAAACTGCCGGCAACACAAGAAGCATTACGACCTATGTTCCAAAAGAAAGACGAGCTGACATGCAGCCATGGTATTGTTTATTGGGGCCATCGGGCCGTGATACCCGCCGCAGCTCGggaatcaatgctgcagctgctgcacgaTACCCATCAAGGCATGTCGGCGATGAAAAATCTAGCACGGGCACTTTTCTGGTATCCCGGACTTGACAAGGATATCCAGAATAGCGTacacgcatgtgcagtgtgccagcAAAACTGCAGCATGCCACCAGCGCAAGAGCCGGTTCCGTGGCCGGACACATTTGAGCGATGGTCTAGAATCCACGTTGATTTCGCAGGACCAGTCGAAGGGCGAATGTTGATGATCGTAGTGGATTCGCATACCAAATGGATAGAGGTTGTTCCGCTTAAAGTAACCAGCGCAGATAACACTGTCGAAGCGTTACGGGACATTTTCAGCAGATTTGGGTTGCCTCGAACAGTTGTCTCCGACAACGGGGCACAGTTCACAAGTAGAAAGTTCCGCCAATTCATGGAAGATAATGGCATAGTACACCTACGATCTCCTCCGTATCATCCGCAATCCAACGGGCTGGCAGAAAGGGCAGTGCGCACTGTTAAAGAAGGTCTGCGCAAAAACGTGCATGGTACCCTTGAAAGACGCTTGGCCCGATGGCTACTGCGTTATCGGCGCACCCCACTCCAAAACGGAAAGACACCTGGCTTCTTGCttcttggtttcgaaccacgtaCTCTGTTGGATAATTTGGTGTCACGACCTTTTTCTGCTGCAGGAGCACTTCCGCGCAGACATGCGCCCGGACAACCGGTGTGGTGCAAGGACTATAGGGCAGGTGCGAGCTGGAGACCCGGAGTGATACAGAATACCAGGGGCGCCCGCCTGAGCACGGTCAAGACGGAGGATGGGGAACTATGTGAGCGTCATGAAGATCAGCTACGACACCGCGCGGATGCTCAGCAACCAACATCGCTGGACGAGGAAGGCGCTGAAAGGAACGGAGGATTAGCCCCACCAAACGAAGATGCAGACCCTCTGGCGGGCTTTTCAGGTACCAGCCCCAATTGCTCGGCTAGCGAAGAGCACGAAACGGGAGCTGCCAACACTGGAGTCCCGGAAGAGCAAGACACGGGTACTGCCAATGCTGGACCTCTGGCAGTTCCAATTCGCAGATCAAACCGGCGTCGCAAGGCGCCAGACCGTTTCCAGAGCTCCTCCTAAGGGGAAGGAATTGATGTGAAGTCAGCCGTTCACGCACGCCACGAGCGCATGCGTCAATACCtgagtgacatgacgtcacgccactGTTGGCTACTTAAACGACTAACTCAATAAACGTGCGTTCATTCCTGTTCCTGCGTCCATTACTacaggcatgcttttcacgtcgtttggtagaaatccacacgcgtgttctgccaaaagcaccatttgcatgcatatcgtgtggttttgcagaaaactgcatgcgcgtctaccaaaagatgcatatgcatgcttaaaacgcgttttggcacaaatccatgtgcgggttctaaaaagagcagcattggcttgcttttcacgtcgtttggtagaaatccacacgcgcgttctgccaaaagcgccatttgcatgcatatcgtgtggttttgcagaaaactgcatccgcgtctaccaaaagatgcatatgcatgctttaaacgcgttttggcacaaatccatgtgcggtttctaaaaagagcagcattggcatgcttttcacgtcgtttggtagaaatccacacgcgcgttctgccaaaagcaccatttgcatgcatatcgtgtggttttgcagaaaactgcatccgcgtctaccaaaaggtgcatgtgcttgcttaaaacgcgttttggcaaaaatccatgtgcaggtgctaaaaaagcagcatcggcatgcttttcacgtcgtttggtagaaatccacacgcgcgttctgtcaaaagcgccatttgcatgcatatcgtgtggttttgcagaaaactgcatccgcgtctaccaaaagatgcatattcatgcttaaaacgcgttttggcacaaatccatctgcgggtgctaaaaagagcagcattggcatgcttttcacgtcgtttggtagaaatccacacgcgccttctgccaaaagcaccatttgcatgcataccgtgtggttttgcagaaaactgcatccgcgtctaccaaaagttgcatatgcatgcttaaaacgcgttttggcagaaatccatgtgcgggttctaaaaagagcagcattggcatgcttttcacgtcgtttggtagaaatccacacgcgcgttctgccaaaagcaccatttgcattcatatcgtgtggttttgcagaaaactgcatccgcgtctacaaaaagttgcatatgcatgcttaaaacgcgttttggcacaaatccatgtgcgggttctaaaaagagcagcattggcatgcttttcaagtcgtttggtagaaatcgacacccgcgttctgccaaaagcaccatttgcatgcatatcgtgtggttttgcagaaaactgcatccgcgtctactaaaagatgcatatgcatgcttaaaacgtgttttggcgcaaatccatgtgcgggtgccaaaaagagcagcattggcctgcttttcacgtcgtttggtagaaatccacacgcgcgttctgccaaaagcaccatttgcatgcatatcgtgtggttttgtagaaaactgcatccgcgtctaccaaaaggtgcatgtgcttgcttaaaacgcgttttggcacaaatccatgtgcgggttctaaaaagagcagcattggcttgcttttcacgtcgtttggtagaaatccacacgtgcgttctgccaaaagcaccatttgcatgcatatcgtgtggttttgcagaaaactgcatccgcgtctaccaaaagatgcatatgcatgcttacaacgcgttttggcacaaatccatgtgcggtttctaaaaagagcagcattggcatgcttttcacgtcgtttggtagaaatccacacgcgcgttctgccaaaagcaccatttgcatgcatatcgtgtggttttgcagaaaactgcatccgcgtctaccaaaaggtgcatgtgcttgcttaaaacgcgttttggcgaaaatccatgtgcaggtgctaaaaaagcagcatcggcatgcttttcacgtcgtttggtagaaatccagacgcgcgttctgtcaaaagcgccatttgcatgcatatcgtgtggttttgcagaaaactgcatccgcgtctaccaaaagatgcatatgcatgcttaaaacgcgttttggcacaaatccacgtgcgggttctaaaaagagcagcattggcatgcttttcacgtcgtttggtagaaatccacacgcgcgttcttccaaaagcaccatttgcatgcatatcgtgtggttttgcagaaaactgcatccgcgtctaccaaaagttgcatatgcatgcttaaaacgcgttttcgcacaaatccatgtgcgggttctaaaaagagcagcattggcatgcttttcacgtcgtttggtagaaatccacacgcgcgttctgccaaaagcaccatttgcatgcatatcgtgtggttttgcagaaaactgcatccgcgtctaccaaaagttgcatatgcatgcttaaaacgcgttttggcacaaatccatgtatgggttctaaaaagagcagcattggcatgcttttcacgtcgtttggtagaaatccacacgcgcgttatgccaaaagcaccatttgcatgcatatcgtgtggttttgcagaaaactgtatccgcgtctaccaaaagttgcatatgcatgcttaaaacgcgttttggcacaaatccatgtgcgggttctaaaaagagcagcattggcatgcttttcacgtcgtttggtagaaatcaacacgcgcgttctgccaaaagcaccatttgcatgcatatcgtgtggttttgcagaaaactgcatccgcgtctaccaaaagttgcatatgcatgcttaaaacgcgttttggcacaaatccatgtgcgggtgctcaaaagagcagcatcggcatgcttttcacgtcgtttgataaaaatccacacgtgcgttctggcaaaagcaccatttgcatgcatatcgtgtggttttgcagaaaactgaatccgcgtctaccaaa
The DNA window shown above is from Dermacentor albipictus isolate Rhodes 1998 colony unplaced genomic scaffold, USDA_Dalb.pri_finalv2 scaffold_179, whole genome shotgun sequence and carries:
- the LOC139053748 gene encoding uncharacterized protein; protein product: MATQVGPPIFDEGDDKWDAYQVRLEAFFEAHEIVDPKKRRALLVAALSTKTVDLLAGRCAPNKIQDLTYEAAVQKLAEYFAPKGNEIAESYQFFTRNQQADESTSDFIVELRKMANRCNFGQALERMLRDRLVCGLRDAGVRRNLLARHTLTLQEAEDVALAAEMAARNVQQMGDGPIREGVHAVRTKQERQKFSRRPQPDRMKNSNNEVQTGCLCCGSDTHKIAKCRFRRVECFSCRKRGHLASMCNSKPHQENVAHCEEPSSDSEDYGQFLLHLRESSTGLVRPIWQTLQWKGVPVKMQVDTGSPVSIVTWPTYAQHRHCWPRLDKSSLQLSCFLGRLPVKGQLKVPVTYDGKTTNATLVVLGCSGPNLCGRDIIQAFQLTGASVLNVDVNDGKPPAPDQIAIADTLRAEYADLFSPGLGLIKGPPVHLQLREGTIPRFCKARSIPYALQEPVNAEIAKLADTGILTQVASAEWAAPLVPVVKKDGSIRLCGDFRTTVNTACHTEQYPLPKIRDIFAKLSGEEVFSTIDLKDAYNQLPIDDATKKLLVVNTPKGLYSFNRLPFGVASAPAVFQKRMEALLQGLPGVQVYLDDVVVAEKTGNCDTLRKVFQRFREAGVKLHPLKCRFRALPRRHAPGQPVWCKDYRAGASWRPGVIQNTRGARLSTVKTEDGELCERHEDQLRHRADAQQPTSLDEEGAERNGGLAPPNEDADPLAGFSGTSPNCSASEEHETGAANTGVPEEQDTGTANAGPLAVPIRRSNRRRKAPDRFQSSS